Below is a window of Camelina sativa cultivar DH55 chromosome 11, Cs, whole genome shotgun sequence DNA.
GTGATATGGAGGTCTCTTCTTAGTTCCTCCAGAACTTACAAGAACCCTGAGCTAGGAGAAATCGCGATACAGAACCTTTCAAAGGCAAAGAGTGGAGACTATGTGTTGCTTTCGAACATCTATAGCTCCACGAAGAAATGGGAGAGCGCTCAAAAGGTCAGAGAGTTGATGACTAAAGAAGGAATCCGTAAAGCCAAAGGAAAGAGTTGGGTGGAATTTGGAGGTGTGATACATCGGTTTAAAGCAGGAGATACATCTCATATAGAAACAAAGGCTATATACAAAGTATTAGAAGGATTGATACAGAGAACTAAGTCTGAAGGGTTTGTGTCTGACACTGATTTGGTGTTGATGGATGTctctgaagaagagaaagaagagaacttGAATTACCACAGTGAAAAGCTCGCGTTGGCGTATGTGATCTTGAAGAGTAGTCCAGGATCAGAAATTAGAATCCAGAAGAATATACGGATGTGCAGTGATTGCCACAACTGGATAAAACAAGTGTCGAAGTTGTTGAATAGAGTGGTTATAGTGCGGGATCGGATACGGTTTCATAGGTTTGAAGATGGGTTGTGTTCTTGCAGAGATTATTGGTAAAAGAGATATATAGGCTACAAACGCTATTTTTATCTGCATTCTTTGTTCACAAACTCGTAAAGGGGAACgatcaagaaaccaaacacgGCTGGAACTTTTAAAGCACAGTTTCAGGTTTTATGGTACATTGTCTTGAAGACATGGAGCTGAGTAATCAGATACATTCTGAAATATCTTTGAATATCTCATCGATTTGGTCTTTGCTGTTGAAAGTTTTGGGAGGTTGATGATGTtgggaaattaaaaattttaggaCCAATTTGGAATAATTAGTGTAGTTAAACAGGTGATTTACCATTATATCCAAGTCATTTGGCAGTTGTGTCCTGGATCAGAGGGTATAGgggtgaaaaataaaaactaactgAGCTAAGGTTATCTGTTACAAACAATTACAGTcttccgctctaccaactgagctaaggtcggattgttatttatattcacctacttcttatattatattccTTTATAGTTGTTTATACAAAAGGTATTTGCAACATCTTGTTGCCAAAACTCAATTCCTtctcttaaaaacaaaactctaataTCAAATATTGTTGTTGTGCGAAAGCTGATTCCTTGATTCACATGCAATATGAAGAGGACACATTAATTGATGAAAGTCTCAATTTTAGTCTTGGTATAACATCAATCGAGATGTCAGATATATAGTTTTGGGCCTTTGGCTTTAACAGGTACATAATGGATGTAATTCTCAAGATCACAAGGACAAATACGAGATTCTGTTCAAGAACTATGAAACCCCCAGAAAGTTCATTGatacagaaagaagaaaagaaaaaacagaattgATTGGCCAATCTTTGTTCAAAAAGGCATGAGAACacttgagggaaaaaaaaaacataaatgaatGAAAAAGGTATTTgatgtaaactatataatagaGTCTAATatatcatctctttctttttgtcgtCTTTTGCCTCTTGCAAGTACTGGGAACCGTACTGGAGATTTGCACcgaacttggaacataagagcacataatccaacttttgttttctctaagaTCCACTTCTTTGTAGTATCCCTTCTCACCAACCATGTAAACTTTGTCTAAATAACAAACCATtgctactttcttcttctcgtcgACGAAGAAACTCCCATATATAAACCGATACATGTCATTCAACGGCGTGAtcatatcaatttttaaaaagttcctCCACGACACTATATCGTACTCAATCTTAGTTGTAATCCATATTCCAAACTCATATGTATTCCACTTATGAAAAAACACTGCAAGCTTTTCTTCTCTAACAACAGATAGCTGTACATCATCTATAGGAACAGAGTGAAATGGAAGAGGGAGACGTGGTCCAAATGTCTCActtgtgaaatcaaaacagacTAAACATTCTTCAGTCGTCTCtttcaaacttcttctcctGGCAATTAAGTAAGTATTTCCTTTCAAGCTAACACCCGGGCGACATTTATAACGGTCGGTAGTAACACCAAGAAACCTCCATGCACTAGACTTAAAATCGTAGATTTCATACTTTTCATGAGGCCATGAGTGCAACTTCAAGATTTTGTGGCTGTTGTTGCTGTCGTATCCTATAGCTAACTCTTGTAATATTAATCCGAACTCATTTCTAGGACGTTGGATCCACCTAATTTGACCCAAATATGGGTTCCAAACCATGAGCCTCAAGTCTTTCCCAGTGACGCATAACAATAAGCCATCACAATGATACACTTTAGATATTTTAACTTGATTGAGTTTACCTATTTGCTTTATAGATGAATCTACCAAGTCTGTGTGGTTATGGAGATTGACGCTCATTAAACAAGCCTTTGAATGACATATCAAGACCGCCATAGCCTCCTTGGCTTCTTTACCATAATACTTCTTTGTTAAGTTCGGATATTTCGATGAATCATTCCATTGTTTGCATGTAGATCTCACTGCTCTCAAAGATGTTATTGGAACCCTAGAGAGTATCTCTTCTACCAAATCCAGAGGAAGATCGGACATCGCCGTCATTGTTTCAAatagagattagggttttcagctTTCACCCTTGCACTTGCACACACGAGTCTTTTtttcagtgttcaagaaagcgctaggcgttAACTAGGCGGTGAtgcaacgcctagcgcctagaacgcctaaTCGGAATTTAGAcggttttaggcggtttaggcgtttacattataaactattatatatctgatattatatacaaaatatatataaaaataataaaaatattaaatcaaaaacagaaaaataaataaaaatattattttaattcattttaaataacatattaaacatttataattatgtttatagaagtaaactttaaatattttaaatttgtgcaattaaaattttaaaaatacactaaaatgatgatactaCAATTTTAGGCGGTCAAAGCGGTCGTCTAGGCGGTGCtatagcgcctagcgcctagacggggCGGAGGCGGACGCCTAGAACGCTTTTTCGAACACtgctttttttaatataaaaagtaaaaaaaaatttatgaaaaaataaaataatatgtaggTAATTGTAAACTCCAAATTTAGTTTCTGATCAGCAAAACCTTTAACTACATAGAAGTAACATACTAACATACCAGTCTTGTTCAAAAGGGCATCATGAGAAGAACACATgagggaagagaagaaaacataaatgaatgaaaaggtatttttgttaactatataataaatatactaataattctCTTTTACCTTGGTGGATCTCACTATTTCTATTAGATTTCTTGCTTATTTCAAatagagattagggttttcagctTTCACGCTTGCACTTGCACACAcgagtctttttatttttatataaaaagtacaagaaaatttactaaaaaataaaataatatgtaggTAAaccgttaacaaaaaaaaaaatcacaactaCAAACAGAAGATTCTGTAGAGCTAGTGCAGAGCTAGTCGCGATGGTGCAATCCCCTGACAAATGGCCCGTCTTCTCTAATTTGCTGGACGATTTCGGATGGCTTCGNcactacaagaaaacataattttagtgACGGCAGAATTCACCATTAAATCGTTGCAATAGAGGCATAATAACATTTTTGTGACGACTAACCAAACGTTGCTACTAGCTCGTCACAAATAATGATTCGTCACAATATCATCACAATTATTGTGACTTCTCAGAATCGTCGCTAAGTAGACACAGAGTAGTCGTTGCTAATTCATTGTTATTTTTGGGATGAATTAGTATCGAATATACCGATGTAAATAGAAGTCACAATATAGTCACTAAATACTCGCATGCTGATTGTCACAAAAGAGTCTCAAATCAAAAAGACACCAATAAGTCACTAATTTATCGCATGGGAAACAATACTTTCTTCACCAATCATCACAAATTCGTCACAAAATCATGatcagatataaaaaaaaatatgtggtcACAATTTTCAACAatactaatataattatatttaacttgctataaattttaaaaattctaattataaatttaagaataacaaaattaaatattaaataaaagaaatttaatgaacaaaaaaaattaatatataattgttttaatattacaaaatatactAATCACGTAAATTAATAGTACTAGAGATCTGGGTTTGCCGCTTCTGCCGCAGCACGATCTAACTCCGGTTGGAACCAGATCCATTGGTTGAGGAACATCTCAAATAGACCCGACCCCATAGATGCGGTTCTTAATCTTCCTCGGTGCAAACTGTAAACTAGAAATCATCACTTTAACAGATATAAAttacatttaaataaaaaataaagaaataattaagCGACATACGTTTGATTTGGCTAAGTAAGAGACTCAGAGAGGCTTCATTCGTAGGGAGAGACACGAGGGAGTGAGAGAGATAATTGTAGAAACAAGTAACAATGGAGAGACACAAGCTTATTTATAGAAGAGTTAACGTTCgtcacaaaaaaaacacaactgtctCACCTTAAAAGCGGCCaatgggaaaaaaataaatattgtgacGTTTTTGTAACGATACGTCACTAATTCGTTATAAGAATTTTGCTTTCCCGCCAGAGGaaaatttttgatgtttttcgTTAATGAGGAATTAGCAACGAATCGTCACAAAAACGTTGTAAACGTCCGTGAAATATTTTGCTTTGCCGCTGGAGggaaacttgattttttttttacatagtgACGACCTAGTAACGTTTCTTCAAAGTAAAATTCACTACTCTTTAAATACAGTTTCACCAACaactattatttattactataatttgtttataaaatttcttTGAATAAGtgaaatacttttattataaaacatgGTTATAGTATGAATAATCCTTAGTACttgttatatgtatatatgttaagaaaaaaatatcatcatcCTATATGAAGCCAAGTCGAAAACGAAACTTTATAAGAACAGCTGTCAAAGTTTTGTGACAGATTAATGATGACTCGTCACAACGTTGATGCTAACGCAAAGGAACACCTAACATAAACTGGTTTAATGGCGAACTGTTAGTTCTCTGTGGACCGTACTTCCAACCCGATTTCTACTTCAACTCCAGTTGAAGGTAATTCTAATTGTTCTCCCTTCCATTTTTTCTTGATCTTCCTGATCAATTCTTTTTCTCCTCCCTCTCTAACTTTTCTCTCCTATCCCCTGTCTCTTCTCACTCTGCCTTTCAGAACTGTGCTCAAACTGCTTCCTTGGAGCCTGAACGAATGGTTTTGGCACTCCCTGTCCATCATAAGTCTACTTCTGTGTTCCTATTACAAAACTCTGGGTCAAACCCCTAGATCTGAAAAAATTGCTACAATAACCACTATAGTACCTGAAGA
It encodes the following:
- the LOC104728782 gene encoding putative F-box protein At5g51000 yields the protein MTAMSDLPLDLVEEILSRVPITSLRAVRSTCKQWNDSSKYPNLTKKYYGKEAKEAMAVLICHSKACLMSVNLHNHTDLVDSSIKQIGKLNQVKISKVYHCDGLLLCVTGKDLRLMVWNPYLGQIRWIQRPRNEFGLILQELAIGYDSNNSHKILKLHSWPHEKYEIYDFKSSAWRFLGVTTDRYKCRPGVSLKGNTYLIARRRSLKETTEECLVCFDFTSETFGPRLPLPFHSVPIDDVQLSVVREEKLAVFFHKWNTYEFGIWITTKIEYDIVSWRNFLKIDMITPLNDMYRFIYGSFFVDEKKKVAMVCYLDKVYMVGEKGYYKEVDLRENKSWIMCSYVPSSVQISSTVPSTCKRQKTTKRKR
- the LOC104728781 gene encoding pentatricopeptide repeat-containing protein At5g50990-like; this translates as MPIEPDVVIWRSLLSSSRTYKNPELGEIAIQNLSKAKSGDYVLLSNIYSSTKKWESAQKVRELMTKEGIRKAKGKSWVEFGGVIHRFKAGDTSHIETKAIYKVLEGLIQRTKSEGFVSDTDLVLMDVSEEEKEENLNYHSEKLALAYVILKSSPGSEIRIQKNIRMCSDCHNWIKQVSKLLNRVVIVRDRIRFHRFEDGLCSCRDYW